The Flavobacterium johnsoniae genomic sequence TTGCGTTTGCTTTCTAATTCCAGAGAATCTTTAGTAATGCTGTCTTTAACTTTTTTGTTAGTTTGCGCATTTAAAATAGAAAAAGTGCTTACTAAGAATAGTAAGCAAAATAGATGTTTCATTTTTATAGTGATGGAAATCGAGTTTCCTTTTAAACCGTTTGTAAATACAAATTTTCTAATTCGTTGGCAGAAATTTTCTCTGCTTCAATTACTGTAACTAAGTTTCCTTGTTTCATAATTCCGATGTGAGTAGCCACTTCGCGCGCTCTAAAAATATCGTGAGTTGCCATTAAAATTGCTGTTCCGTCTGCCGAAAGTTCTTTTAAAATCTGAGAAAACTCATTAGATGCTTTCGGGTCTAAACCGCTGGTTGGTTCGTCTAGCAAAAGCACTTTCGCTTTTTTAGCAATGGCAATCGCAATTCCCACTTTCTGACGCATTCCTTTAGAATATCCTCCAAGATTTTGATCGTGCGCTTTAGTTTGTAATCCCGCTTTATTTAAAAAGTAAACCAATTCTCCTTTTGAGTATTTAAAACCTGCCAATGAAGAGAAAAATTTCAGGTTTTCTAATCCAGTTAAATTCGGATAAAGCATTACTGTTTCTGGAATGTACGCCACAAATTCTTTTGTCGTTTTAGCATTTAAAACAACAGGTATATCGTTGATGGTTAAAGTTCCTTCAGTTGGTTCGATAAAACCTAAAAACAAGTTTATTGTTGTGGTTTTTCCGGCACCGTTTTGGCCTAAAAGCGCAAATATTTCGCCTTCTTTAATATTTAAATTCAGATCGTTTAAAGCAATATTATCGCCATATTTCTTAGTCAGATTTTCAGCTGTAAGCATAATTATTTATGATTTGGATTTTAATTTTGAGAATTGTAAATAATGTTTCAGGCGAGCTTTAATAAGCCTGCCTAAATAATTTCGATAAAATGAATGATAAAAGTTTACTGCGATTTATTCGCGAAAGCATCACTAAAACAGACAAAGAAATGTCTGAATTAATGTATAATAGATCAAATAGATTTCTTCGCTCAAAAGCGAATTAAAAAGGGGGTAAACTAAAATAAAGCAGGAGGAGCTCTTAAGGAAAACAAACTTCCTTTGAAGAATGTAGAAACTGATTTTGTATAAGCAAATACAGAATTGCTTTCAAATTGTACTTTCTTAAAAATTACAATTTGATGTGAATTTGGAATGAAAGTGCTGAATGTAAAATGACAAACATGACATTTTGAATCGACTTCATGACTATGGGTTATTTCCTTTTGATTGGCACTTGAGTGGTGTACGCAAGGTTTCTCTGAAAGCTGTTTGAAAAAATGCTCGTAAGAATGCACCGTCTGAAACAGCATGGCAAACAATACTGCAAAAGAGGCTAAGAAATTTACTAATACGATTCTTTTTTTCATTCAATTTTTTTCTGTGCAATTTTTAAATATCTAATATTGAAATATATAATCGCAACAGAGTTGCAAATATAGGCATCTTATTTATAAATATTATATCTGCAATGTTTTTTTATCTTTAATTTTGAGTTCAAATCCTTTAATTACAGGCGTTTCACAGGTTGCTGTAAAATAATTTCAAAGTATGGATGCAGGAAAAATCGTCAAAATATTCATCCAAAGCTTCCTCAAAAATTGTTTTTAGTCTTTGGAATACGGTCAAAAAATAATTTAGATTTCAGTTTTTCGATGTCTAGATTTCTAAAAATTGAACTTGCTTTTTCTTAGATTATTAATTTTTTTAAGTGCTTTTTTTTTAGCATCATGAAGTATTAAAGTAAAAAATATTTATAAAATTATTATAAAAAACAAACTAGTTCCTTTGTGATTATAAGTTAGATCATCAATTTCTGATTTCTAATTAACAGAAAAAGTAGTATTAATAAGTAAGTTTTTTGTTATAAAATGCAATTTTAACTCGGATTTCTGTTATAATTTTCCTAGTTTTACTCAAGCAGCAGTTTTAAATCTGTTGAATTAAATTAAAATTTAGATTGATATTTATCACTTTACAATATCAATTTTCTAACGGGCATTCCGCTCATTAAAAATACAAATGCTTATGAAAATAGGATTAATCGGATTCGGGAAGACTGGAAAATCAGTAGCTTCAATATTATTAGAAAATAAAAAATTCTGCTTAGAATGGGTTTTAAGACAAAGTACAGTTTTGGAACATAGATCTGTACCAGAATTTTTTGGAGTGCAGTCAGACGAACCCGGCTTAATCTATTCAAGTTCAAAAACTTCAATTGAAGAATTGCTAGAAAAACATCCGGTAGATGTAATTATTGACTTTTCTTCTCATCAAGGAATTTATACTTATGGTGAAGCTGCTGCGAAAAAGAAAGTCAAAATCATTTCTGCGATTTCACATTATAAAGAAAAAGAGTTGCAATTTTTAAAGAAATTAGGACAGAAAACAACCGTTTTTTGGTCGCCAAATATAACTTTGGGAGTTAACTATTTATTGTTTGCCGCAAAGTTCTTAAAGAAAATAGCACCTTGGGTTGATATTGAAGTAAATGAAGAGCATTTTAAAGCCAAAGAAGGAACTTCTGGAACAGCAATAAAAATTGCTGAAGCGCTAGATGTAGATACTGAGAATATCAATTCTGTTCGGGCGGGCGGAATTGTTGGAAAACATGAAGTTATTTTCGGATTTCCTTTTCAAACGGTACGAATTATTCACGAATCTATTTCTAGAGAAGCCTTTGGAAATGGAGTTATTTTCGTTGCCGAAAACATTAAAGAAAAAGAAGACGGTCTTTACAATTTTGAAGATATATTGACACCGTATTTTACTGTGTAGAATAGTTTAATCTCGCAAAGACGCGAAGTCGCAAAGTTTCTTTTTAGGCCTTTAAAATTTAACGACTTTGCGTCTTTGCGAGAAATTCTCTGTAGTATTTTAAATTACTTTACTTCCTAAAAGCCAAAGCTTTCATATATTCTAAATTCATTTTGGCAATAGAAAGTACTGAGATTCCTTGCGGACATTCGATTTCGCAGGCACG encodes the following:
- a CDS encoding 4-hydroxy-tetrahydrodipicolinate reductase, whose protein sequence is MKIGLIGFGKTGKSVASILLENKKFCLEWVLRQSTVLEHRSVPEFFGVQSDEPGLIYSSSKTSIEELLEKHPVDVIIDFSSHQGIYTYGEAAAKKKVKIISAISHYKEKELQFLKKLGQKTTVFWSPNITLGVNYLLFAAKFLKKIAPWVDIEVNEEHFKAKEGTSGTAIKIAEALDVDTENINSVRAGGIVGKHEVIFGFPFQTVRIIHESISREAFGNGVIFVAENIKEKEDGLYNFEDILTPYFTV
- a CDS encoding ABC transporter ATP-binding protein; protein product: MLTAENLTKKYGDNIALNDLNLNIKEGEIFALLGQNGAGKTTTINLFLGFIEPTEGTLTINDIPVVLNAKTTKEFVAYIPETVMLYPNLTGLENLKFFSSLAGFKYSKGELVYFLNKAGLQTKAHDQNLGGYSKGMRQKVGIAIAIAKKAKVLLLDEPTSGLDPKASNEFSQILKELSADGTAILMATHDIFRAREVATHIGIMKQGNLVTVIEAEKISANELENLYLQTV